Proteins from a single region of Lelliottia sp. JS-SCA-14:
- a CDS encoding YfcL family protein, giving the protein MIAEFESRILALIDDMVEHASDDELFASGYLRGHLTLAVAELEAGDDHSPEAVHAEVSRGLEKAIQAGELSPRDQSLVLGMWDNLFQQANLK; this is encoded by the coding sequence ATGATCGCAGAATTTGAATCACGCATCCTGGCGTTAATTGATGACATGGTGGAGCACGCCAGTGACGATGAACTGTTTGCCAGCGGTTATCTGCGTGGTCACCTGACGCTTGCTGTAGCCGAGCTGGAAGCGGGCGACGATCACTCACCGGAAGCGGTCCACGCTGAAGTGAGCCGTGGTCTGGAAAAAGCGATTCAGGCGGGCGAACTTTCGCCGCGCGACCAGTCTCTGGTGCTGGGCATGTGGGACAATTTGTTTCAGCAGGCTAATTTGAAGTAG
- a CDS encoding elongation factor P hydroxylase, translating into MNSTHKYEQLIEIFDGCFAEDFNTRLIKGDDEPIYLPADADVPYNRIVFAHGFYASGLHEISHWCIAGKARRELVDFGYWYCPDGRDATTQGQFEDVEVKPQAFDWLFCVAAGFPFNVSCDNLEGDCEPDRITFQRRVHAQVMEYLEKGIPERPARFIKALQNYYHTPEFTAEHFPWPEDLN; encoded by the coding sequence ATGAACAGTACGCATAAATACGAACAACTGATTGAGATCTTCGACGGCTGTTTTGCGGAGGATTTTAATACCCGTCTGATTAAAGGCGACGACGAACCGATCTATCTTCCTGCTGATGCCGACGTGCCGTATAACAGGATCGTCTTTGCGCACGGCTTTTATGCCAGCGGTCTGCATGAGATTTCCCACTGGTGTATCGCCGGGAAAGCGCGCCGTGAGCTGGTGGATTTTGGTTACTGGTACTGCCCGGACGGACGTGATGCCACGACGCAGGGCCAGTTCGAGGACGTGGAAGTTAAACCCCAGGCCTTCGACTGGCTGTTCTGCGTGGCGGCCGGTTTTCCGTTCAACGTCAGCTGCGACAATCTCGAAGGGGATTGCGAGCCGGATCGTATTACCTTCCAGCGCCGCGTTCACGCGCAGGTGATGGAATATCTTGAGAAAGGCATCCCGGAGCGACCGGCGCGTTTCATCAAGGCACTACAGAATTATTACCACACGCCGGAATTCACGGCGGAACACTTCCCGTGGCCGGAAGATCTTAATTGA
- the mnmC gene encoding bifunctional tRNA (5-methylaminomethyl-2-thiouridine)(34)-methyltransferase MnmD/FAD-dependent 5-carboxymethylaminomethyl-2-thiouridine(34) oxidoreductase MnmC has protein sequence MKQNAIQPANLEFNAEGTPVSRDFDDVYFSNDNGLEETRYVFLDGNQLNARFPEHPRSQFVVAESGFGTGLNFLTLWQAFEQFRAAHPEATLRRLHFISFEKFPLTAHDLRLAHEHWPELRVWAEQLQAQWPLPSGGCHRLVLDGGRVTLDLWLGDINELTDQLDDSLNQKVDAWFLDGFAPAKNPDMWSEQLFCAMARLARPGATLATFTCAGFVRRGLQEAGFTMRKTKGFGRKREMLTGAMEQEKTLPARAPWFARSGAEKRETAIIGGGIASALLSLALLQRGWQVTLYCADPAPAAGASGNRQGALYPLLTAHDPALSQFFPAAFTFARRLYDSLPVKFDHEWCGVTQLGWDEKSQRKIDQMLSLGMPAQIAEAVNAQQVQENSGLQIDCGGIHYPLGGWLCPAQLTAAAIELAQSQGLTVHYEHPLESLENIDGGWQLRFAHGSETQHTSLVLANGHRIGDFPQTENLPVYPVGGQVSHIPTTPNLKELRQVLCYDGYLTPQNPANGHHCIGASYHRGETEMEYSEEDQQQNRQRLIDCFPQAEWAKEVDVSGGDARCGIRCATRDHLPMLGNVPDYAATLTAYENLAENRETAVSAPVYPDLFMLGALGSRGLCTAPLAAEILASQMSEEPIPMDGVTLAGLNPNRLWVRKLLKGKLVKPGAV, from the coding sequence GTGAAACAAAACGCCATACAACCCGCCAACCTTGAGTTCAACGCTGAGGGTACACCTGTTTCCCGAGATTTCGACGATGTCTATTTCTCTAATGATAACGGACTGGAAGAAACCCGTTATGTTTTCCTTGATGGAAACCAGCTCAACGCACGTTTTCCAGAGCATCCGCGCAGCCAGTTTGTGGTGGCGGAGAGCGGTTTTGGCACCGGATTAAACTTCCTCACCCTCTGGCAGGCGTTTGAGCAGTTCCGTGCGGCGCACCCTGAGGCTACGCTTCGAAGATTACATTTCATCAGTTTCGAGAAATTCCCCCTCACCGCCCACGACCTGAGGCTGGCCCATGAGCACTGGCCGGAACTGCGCGTCTGGGCCGAGCAGTTGCAGGCCCAGTGGCCGCTGCCGTCAGGCGGATGCCATCGTCTGGTGCTGGACGGCGGACGGGTGACACTCGATCTGTGGCTTGGGGACATCAACGAACTAACGGACCAACTCGACGACTCCCTGAATCAGAAAGTTGACGCCTGGTTTTTGGATGGTTTTGCCCCGGCGAAAAACCCGGACATGTGGAGCGAACAGCTTTTCTGTGCGATGGCGCGTCTGGCGCGCCCCGGTGCGACGCTGGCGACTTTTACCTGCGCCGGGTTTGTGCGTCGTGGGTTGCAGGAAGCCGGTTTCACCATGCGTAAAACCAAAGGCTTTGGCCGTAAGCGAGAGATGCTGACGGGCGCGATGGAGCAGGAAAAGACTCTGCCAGCGCGCGCCCCGTGGTTCGCCCGCAGCGGCGCGGAAAAACGCGAGACGGCGATTATTGGCGGCGGTATCGCCAGCGCACTACTTTCGCTTGCCCTGCTCCAGCGCGGCTGGCAGGTGACGTTATACTGCGCTGACCCCGCCCCCGCTGCGGGTGCTTCCGGCAATCGTCAGGGCGCACTGTATCCGCTGCTGACCGCCCACGATCCGGCCCTCAGTCAGTTTTTCCCGGCGGCCTTTACCTTCGCCAGACGCCTCTACGACAGCCTGCCGGTGAAGTTTGACCATGAATGGTGCGGCGTGACGCAGCTCGGCTGGGACGAAAAAAGCCAGCGTAAGATAGACCAGATGTTGAGCCTGGGAATGCCCGCACAAATCGCAGAGGCGGTGAACGCGCAACAAGTGCAGGAAAATAGCGGCCTGCAAATTGACTGCGGCGGGATTCATTATCCTCTCGGCGGCTGGCTATGCCCGGCACAGCTGACGGCCGCGGCCATCGAACTCGCGCAGTCGCAAGGGCTAACGGTGCATTATGAACATCCGCTGGAATCTCTGGAGAACATCGACGGCGGCTGGCAGCTGCGTTTTGCTCATGGCAGCGAGACACAGCACACCAGCCTGGTGCTGGCTAACGGCCATCGCATCGGCGATTTCCCGCAAACAGAAAACCTGCCGGTCTATCCGGTCGGCGGCCAGGTGAGTCATATTCCCACCACGCCGAATCTGAAAGAACTTCGTCAGGTCCTGTGCTACGACGGCTATCTGACGCCGCAAAACCCGGCGAACGGGCATCACTGCATCGGGGCCAGCTATCATCGCGGTGAGACGGAAATGGAATACAGTGAAGAGGATCAGCAGCAAAACCGGCAGCGCCTGATCGATTGCTTCCCTCAGGCGGAGTGGGCAAAAGAGGTTGATGTGAGCGGTGGCGATGCGCGCTGCGGCATCCGCTGCGCCACCCGCGATCACCTGCCAATGCTCGGCAACGTGCCGGATTACGCCGCGACGCTGACGGCCTATGAAAATCTTGCAGAAAATCGTGAGACGGCGGTGAGTGCCCCGGTCTATCCAGACCTGTTTATGCTCGGTGCGCTCGGGTCACGCGGATTGTGTACCGCCCCGCTGGCGGCAGAAATTCTGGCCTCGCAGATGAGTGAAGAACCGATTCCGATGGACGGCGTTACGCTGGCAGGATTGAACCCGAATCGACTGTGGGTACGGAAATTATTGAAGGGTAAGTTGGTGAAGCCGGGTGCGGTCTGA